The following are encoded in a window of Oncorhynchus keta strain PuntledgeMale-10-30-2019 chromosome 10, Oket_V2, whole genome shotgun sequence genomic DNA:
- the LOC118364861 gene encoding uncharacterized protein LOC118364861, with product MTVTYPKPSTSTQAAWAAPAQTLDVFLPRPCLDEEEVVPSSSLKDNSVTTTHAALAAPSQTLEEEVGEAEVSDVSDSSLMPTKALEKIPSLLPGKVLIEEDTVSCSTPWATVMSPQTLKFILHGIMCRLEASESPQTRRANDPFRLMKDLFLEVQHALKYADISVVFGLEESIQFRGEDAVKAIVKTAARRLSLRSDSNRAQLRAARSGVEAAIRCMADTITQVIDDYSEDWSSGGHFGARRRRASGRSHSSTSSRSDVTLTEELLARRESLEEDLEEMADDSTGLEKTIVSSAISAKSQEKEKEEAMKEEVRKSGKKSRINNKDQKKNKVSPLGNDSTVAADEPKKNRLSSRGSQLPCFVVSVCWHDIAATSKSRFDYGNIQLGCHRLECREELLSSIGTFMIKQQQRTSGLSLTNGSPY from the exons ATGACTGTCACATACCCTAAACCCTCCACCTCAACCCAGGCAGCATGGGCAGCTCCTGCCCAGACTCTGGACGTTTTTCTGCCCAGACCCTGCCTGGATGAAGAAGAGGTAGTGCCCAGCTCCTCCTTGAAGGACAACTCTGTGACGACCACCCATGCAGCACTGGCAGCTCCTTCCCAGACCCTGGAAGAAGAGGTGGGAGAAGCTGAGGTGTCCGATGTGAGTGACAGCTCCCTGATGCCCACCAAGGCCCTTGAGAAGATTCCCTCCCTCCTACCAGGCAAGGTCCTTATCGAGGAGGACACCGTCAGTTGCAGCACTCCCTGGGCCACCGTCATGAGCCCCCAGACCCTGAAGTTTATCCTCCACGGCATCATGTGCCGACTGGAGGCCTCAGAGTCCCCCCAGACAAGGAGGGCCAATGACCCCTTCAGGCTGATGAAGGATCTCTTTCTGGAGGTCCAGCATGCCCTGAAGTATGCTGACATCTCTGTCGTCTTTGGCCTGGAGGAGAGCATTCAATTCAGGGGGGAGGATGCGGTGAAGGCCATCGTGAAGACTGCAGCTAGAAGATTGTCCCTGCGTTCGGACTCCAACCGGGCTCAACTGCGTGCCGCGCGCTCTGGTGTTGAGGCAGCCATCAGGTGCATGGCGGACACCATCACACAAGTCATAGATGACTATTCCGAGGACTGGAGTTCCGGCGGCCATTTTGGAGCCAGGAGGAGACGTGCTAGTGGGAGGTCACACTCCTCAACCTCCTCAAGGAGTGACGTCACCCTCACGGAGGAGCTCCTGGCCCGGAGGGAATCCCTTGAAGAGGACCTAGAGGAGATGGCTGATGACAGCACTGGTTTGGAGAAGACCATTGTAAGCTCAGCCATCTCTGCCAAGTCCCAG gagaaggagaaggaagaggctATGAAGGAAGAAGTGAGGAAGTCAGGAAAGAAGAGCCGAATAAATAATAAGGACCAGAAGAAGAACAAGGTGTCTCCTCTTGGCAATGATA GTACTGTGGCTGCAGATGAGCCGAAGAAAAACAGGCTCTCTTCCCGCGGATCACAGCTGCCCTG TTTCGTGGTGTCCGTGTGTTGGCATGACATAGCAGCTACGAGCAAGAGCCGCTTCGATTATGGGAACATTCAG CTTGGCTGCCACAGACTGGAGTGCAGAGAGGAACTGCTGAGCAGCATTGGTACCTTCATGATTAAACAGCAGCAGCGGACCTCTGGTTTATCACTGACCAATGGTTCCCCCTATTAG